In Saccharolobus solfataricus, a genomic segment contains:
- a CDS encoding PolB1-binding protein PBP2 family protein: MNTGLIYLMSVNQKEIEIAIEYFKNYISVGEIVATMDLKARGISNPQAVISKLIEMGIIEKGEGCYNLVRKSTDKK; the protein is encoded by the coding sequence ATGAATACTGGATTAATATATCTTATGTCTGTTAATCAGAAGGAAATTGAGATAGCAATAGAATACTTTAAAAATTATATTTCTGTAGGCGAGATAGTAGCTACCATGGATCTTAAAGCTAGGGGAATTTCCAATCCTCAAGCTGTAATATCTAAGCTAATAGAGATGGGAATTATAGAAAAAGGAGAAGGATGTTATAATCTAGTGAGGAAATCTACTGACAAGAAGTGA
- the hjc gene encoding Holliday junction resolvase Hjc, translating to MNAKKRKGSAVERNIVSRLRDKGFAVVRAPASGSKRKDPIPDIIALKNGVIILIEMKSRKDIEGKIYVRREQAEGIIEFARKSGGSLFLGVKKPGVLKFIPFEKLRRTETGNYVADSEIEGLDLEDLVRLVEAKISRTLDNFL from the coding sequence ATGAACGCTAAAAAGAGGAAAGGTTCCGCAGTAGAACGAAATATTGTGAGCAGGTTAAGGGATAAGGGTTTTGCTGTTGTGAGAGCTCCAGCAAGTGGTAGTAAGAGGAAAGACCCTATACCGGATATTATCGCTTTAAAGAATGGCGTTATTATTTTAATTGAGATGAAGAGTAGAAAGGATATAGAGGGAAAAATTTATGTTAGAAGGGAACAAGCAGAAGGTATTATAGAATTTGCAAGAAAGAGTGGCGGTTCGCTATTTTTAGGAGTCAAAAAGCCCGGTGTTTTGAAGTTCATACCATTTGAGAAGTTAAGAAGAACTGAAACCGGAAATTACGTTGCAGACTCTGAAATTGAAGGGTTAGATTTAGAAGATTTGGTAAGATTAGTAGAGGCAAAAATAAGTAGAACGCTAGATAATTTTCTCTAA
- a CDS encoding TIGR00269 family protein, translating into MICDNCKTREAVILQPHTGRKLCKECFIEDIRKRVEMEARKQEIVNSNKILLAVSGGKDSLVLADTLSQFIHPSRLIAFNINEGIKGYNRNEYVKKLEEYLKDLGIELIKSGFKEEVGFSLDEMLEASLKKKLNVSACTFCGGFRRKLINEAGIKVAADYVATGHNLDDEVQTIVINLIRGDLLRLIRFGDKPLMVSSKFVMRVKPLRKIYEWETTMYAHLKGFEFQETECPYISQKPTLRAKVRDLLYKLEEKKPGTLLRILEQFDEISEKIKKEYRLTNELPNCVICGEPTTPGRMICKNCELLIRSGLMPQEYQKYLPIS; encoded by the coding sequence ATGATTTGTGATAATTGTAAGACGCGAGAAGCGGTAATTCTACAACCACATACTGGAAGAAAATTATGTAAAGAATGTTTTATAGAAGACATTAGAAAAAGGGTTGAAATGGAGGCTAGAAAGCAGGAGATAGTAAATTCCAATAAAATACTTTTAGCGGTCTCAGGCGGAAAGGATAGCTTAGTATTAGCTGATACCTTGTCTCAATTTATACATCCATCTAGACTAATAGCATTCAATATAAATGAGGGTATAAAGGGATACAATAGAAATGAATACGTGAAGAAGCTAGAAGAGTATCTGAAAGATCTAGGGATTGAACTAATAAAAAGTGGATTTAAAGAGGAAGTTGGATTTTCTTTAGATGAGATGCTAGAAGCTTCGTTAAAGAAAAAGCTTAATGTATCCGCTTGTACATTTTGTGGAGGATTCAGAAGGAAGTTAATTAATGAAGCTGGAATTAAAGTAGCCGCAGATTACGTGGCAACTGGACATAATTTAGACGATGAGGTACAAACTATAGTTATAAATTTGATAAGAGGTGACTTGTTAAGACTAATAAGGTTCGGGGATAAGCCATTAATGGTAAGTAGTAAGTTCGTAATGAGAGTTAAACCGTTGAGAAAAATCTATGAATGGGAGACAACGATGTATGCACATCTCAAAGGCTTCGAGTTTCAAGAAACCGAATGCCCATATATTTCTCAAAAGCCAACTCTAAGGGCTAAGGTAAGGGACCTATTGTACAAACTAGAGGAGAAGAAACCAGGGACATTACTTAGAATACTAGAACAGTTTGATGAGATTTCAGAGAAAATCAAAAAAGAGTATAGACTCACTAACGAATTACCTAATTGTGTAATTTGTGGAGAGCCCACCACACCAGGGAGAATGATATGTAAGAATTGTGAATTACTAATTAGATCTGGGTTAATGCCTCAAGAATATCAAAAATACTTACCTATATCGTAG
- a CDS encoding NAD(P)/FAD-dependent oxidoreductase, whose protein sequence is MDFDPIVFDRRRFPGKKCTGIISRRTFLTLGVSREFIDREFKTIEIRYDRKYTIYISTDVIRLNREKLEIWLDSEVKTKRPRDAIINGNTVISGNEKYEGIVVDSSGWKGNAKWIKAIEYLTEPVNEENIIVYIDSKNVGGFSWIVPLPYGTLVGAISYNDPKVFLPNINKRVFDTHGGAIPRVLPISSIKTLKFGDSTGLIKTFTGGGMFGIASLLYPLVNGIRNGKFSEYYSMYKILAKEVRKQYYITRLLESTWRFLPILFKLYNDKTLNISEEFDLHSLLVSRFPH, encoded by the coding sequence ATGGATTTTGATCCAATAGTTTTCGATAGAAGACGTTTTCCGGGTAAGAAGTGTACTGGTATAATAAGTCGCAGAACATTTCTAACGCTTGGTGTCAGTAGGGAATTTATAGATAGAGAATTTAAAACTATAGAAATAAGATATGATAGAAAATATACAATTTATATAAGTACAGATGTTATCAGATTGAATAGGGAAAAGTTAGAAATATGGCTTGATAGCGAAGTGAAGACAAAGAGACCGAGAGATGCGATAATTAACGGTAATACTGTGATATCCGGAAATGAAAAATATGAGGGAATAGTAGTAGATTCTAGTGGTTGGAAAGGTAACGCTAAATGGATTAAGGCAATTGAGTATTTAACGGAACCGGTGAACGAGGAAAATATTATAGTTTATATAGATTCTAAAAACGTTGGAGGGTTTAGTTGGATAGTTCCGCTACCTTATGGTACTTTAGTTGGCGCAATCTCATATAACGACCCAAAAGTGTTCTTGCCTAATATAAATAAAAGAGTCTTTGATACTCATGGAGGAGCAATTCCACGTGTTTTACCTATATCTAGCATAAAAACATTGAAGTTTGGTGATTCTACCGGGCTTATAAAAACATTTACTGGTGGAGGTATGTTTGGCATCGCAAGCTTATTATATCCACTAGTGAATGGAATACGTAATGGGAAATTTAGTGAATATTACTCTATGTATAAAATTTTAGCTAAAGAGGTGAGAAAACAATACTACATAACTAGACTTCTGGAATCCACTTGGAGGTTTCTCCCAATTTTATTTAAGTTATATAACGATAAGACGCTCAATATTTCTGAAGAATTTGACTTGCATTCACTTCTTGTCAGTAGATTTCCTCACTAG
- a CDS encoding UbiA family prenyltransferase, with amino-acid sequence MSLKSYMQLVRIHNVIGAALGAIMGFLVSSQWYLELKGILLSALVVGLIAAGGYVINDVYDVEIDKINKPYRPIPSGKISVNKAKALSIALFIIGIALSILLNIYALVIALVTAIGLIYYAKDLKKTGFYGNLLVATTTALSIFYGGLAFFSDNWLLRIIIPTLYAFFLTLIREIVKGIEDYNGDSLNNVKTLATTLGINKSWRIAKILLVLLLIISPLPFFIGFNLIYLILLILVFIPFTILSIIQKETIEGASKARTYLKISAISGIIAFLLGSLPFFKG; translated from the coding sequence GTGAGTTTAAAATCCTATATGCAACTTGTTAGAATACATAATGTTATAGGGGCAGCGCTAGGGGCAATTATGGGCTTTTTGGTTTCGTCGCAATGGTATCTCGAACTCAAAGGAATTTTACTATCCGCACTGGTAGTTGGCCTTATTGCAGCCGGAGGATACGTTATAAATGACGTATATGATGTAGAAATAGATAAAATAAATAAACCATACAGACCTATCCCATCAGGCAAAATATCAGTAAATAAAGCAAAAGCACTATCAATAGCTCTATTTATAATTGGTATAGCACTTTCGATTCTATTAAATATTTACGCTTTAGTAATAGCGCTAGTAACCGCAATTGGCTTGATATATTACGCCAAAGATCTAAAGAAAACTGGCTTTTACGGTAATTTATTAGTAGCAACAACCACTGCTCTTTCGATATTTTACGGTGGCCTAGCTTTTTTCTCCGATAACTGGCTTTTAAGGATAATAATTCCCACACTCTATGCATTCTTTCTCACCTTAATAAGAGAGATAGTAAAGGGTATTGAAGACTATAATGGGGATTCACTTAATAACGTGAAAACGTTAGCCACAACCCTTGGGATAAATAAATCTTGGAGAATAGCAAAAATTCTACTTGTACTTCTATTAATAATATCACCTTTACCATTCTTTATAGGTTTTAATTTAATTTACCTTATACTTCTAATACTTGTTTTTATTCCTTTCACTATTCTTTCCATAATTCAAAAGGAGACAATAGAAGGAGCCTCTAAAGCTAGAACATATCTAAAAATATCAGCAATTTCAGGAATAATCGCGTTTTTACTAGGGAGTCTTCCATTCTTTAAAGGCTAA
- the speD gene encoding adenosylmethionine decarboxylase produces the protein MMGVELAFPKVVGKQVYGSLYECDEDVLKDTKRLEQIIKEAADIGNMNILDIKSWKIGEGVSVVAIILESHITIHTWPEYRFATVDVYSCGPHTSPLNAFRYIVEKLGAKRYTINEADRSSEF, from the coding sequence ATGATGGGGGTAGAGTTAGCTTTTCCTAAAGTAGTAGGAAAGCAAGTATATGGAAGCTTATATGAGTGTGATGAGGACGTTTTAAAAGATACTAAGAGGTTGGAGCAAATAATAAAGGAGGCTGCAGATATAGGCAATATGAACATTCTTGATATAAAGTCATGGAAAATTGGGGAGGGAGTAAGCGTAGTGGCGATTATATTAGAAAGTCATATAACTATACATACATGGCCGGAGTATAGATTCGCAACAGTCGATGTATACTCTTGTGGTCCACATACTAGCCCCCTAAATGCATTTAGGTATATAGTTGAAAAATTAGGGGCTAAGAGATATACTATAAATGAGGCTGATAGATCATCAGAGTTCTAA
- a CDS encoding acetolactate synthase large subunit: MPTGARILVDSLKREGVKVVFGIPGLSNMQIYDAFVEDLANGELRHVLMRHEQAAAHAADGYARASGVPGVCTATSGPGTTNLTTGLITAYWDSSPVIAITGNVPRSVMGKMAFQEADAMGVFENVTKYVIGIKRIDEIPQWIKNAFYIATTGRPGPVVVDIPRDIFYEKMEEIKWPEKPLVKGYRDFPTRIDRLALKKAAEILINAERPIILVGTGVVWANATPEVLELAELLHIPIVSTFPGKTAIPHDHPLYFGPMGYYGRAEASMAALESDAMLVVGARFSDRTFTSYDEMVETRKKFIMVNIDPTDGEKAIKVDVGLYGNAKIILRELIKAIITLGQKRDKSAWIKRVKEYKEYYSQFYYTEENGKLKPWKIMKTIRQSLPRDAIVTTGVGQHQMWAEVFWEVLEPRTFLTSSGMGTMGFGLPAAMGAKLARPDKIVVDLDGDGSFLMTGTNLATAVDEHIPVISVIFDNRTLGLVRQVQDLFFGRRIVGVDYGPSPDFVKLAEAFGALGFNATTYEEIEKSIKSAIKEDIPAVIRVPVDKEELALPTLPPGGRLKQVILRDPRKSS, from the coding sequence TTGCCAACAGGCGCACGCATTTTAGTTGATTCTCTAAAGAGAGAAGGAGTTAAGGTAGTATTCGGAATACCAGGATTATCGAATATGCAGATATATGATGCTTTCGTAGAAGATTTGGCAAATGGTGAGCTTAGACATGTTCTAATGAGACATGAACAAGCCGCAGCGCATGCTGCAGATGGATACGCAAGAGCTTCTGGAGTCCCAGGTGTATGCACAGCAACATCTGGTCCAGGTACGACCAATTTAACTACGGGGCTTATTACTGCATACTGGGATAGTTCTCCTGTTATTGCAATAACTGGTAACGTGCCTAGAAGCGTTATGGGTAAGATGGCATTCCAAGAAGCTGATGCTATGGGAGTGTTCGAAAATGTGACCAAATACGTTATTGGTATTAAGAGGATAGATGAGATACCCCAGTGGATTAAGAACGCATTTTATATAGCAACTACTGGAAGACCTGGGCCAGTTGTGGTTGACATCCCTAGGGATATTTTCTATGAAAAAATGGAAGAGATAAAATGGCCAGAGAAACCACTTGTTAAGGGTTATAGGGATTTCCCAACTAGAATAGATCGTTTAGCACTGAAAAAGGCAGCTGAGATTCTAATCAATGCAGAGAGACCAATAATTTTGGTAGGTACTGGAGTAGTATGGGCGAACGCGACTCCAGAAGTTTTGGAGTTAGCAGAACTATTGCATATTCCAATAGTCTCAACTTTTCCTGGAAAAACTGCAATACCGCATGATCATCCCTTATATTTCGGACCAATGGGATATTATGGAAGAGCTGAGGCATCAATGGCTGCTCTAGAATCTGATGCAATGCTAGTAGTAGGTGCGAGATTTAGCGATAGGACATTCACATCATATGACGAAATGGTAGAGACCAGAAAGAAATTCATAATGGTTAATATAGATCCGACAGATGGAGAAAAGGCCATAAAAGTGGATGTAGGACTCTACGGTAACGCTAAGATAATATTAAGGGAGCTAATAAAGGCAATAATAACACTGGGCCAAAAAAGAGATAAAAGTGCATGGATAAAAAGAGTTAAAGAGTACAAGGAATATTATTCCCAATTTTACTACACTGAGGAGAACGGAAAATTAAAGCCTTGGAAGATTATGAAAACAATTAGGCAATCATTACCAAGAGATGCTATAGTAACTACTGGTGTAGGTCAACATCAAATGTGGGCAGAAGTGTTTTGGGAAGTATTGGAACCCAGAACTTTTCTAACATCATCTGGAATGGGTACAATGGGTTTTGGTCTCCCTGCTGCAATGGGAGCCAAATTGGCTAGGCCTGATAAAATCGTAGTGGATCTAGATGGTGACGGTTCGTTCTTAATGACTGGAACAAATTTGGCCACGGCTGTAGATGAGCACATTCCAGTAATATCGGTGATATTTGATAATAGAACCTTAGGGTTAGTGAGGCAAGTTCAAGATTTATTCTTCGGAAGGAGAATAGTAGGTGTAGATTATGGTCCTTCGCCAGACTTCGTTAAATTGGCTGAAGCATTCGGTGCTTTAGGCTTTAATGCAACGACTTACGAGGAAATAGAAAAGTCGATTAAAAGTGCAATAAAGGAAGACATCCCTGCAGTAATTAGAGTACCAGTAGATAAGGAAGAGCTGGCCTTACCTACGTTACCACCGGGTGGAAGATTAAAACAGGTGATATTACGTGACCCAAGAAAGAGTAGTTAG
- the pdxT gene encoding pyridoxal 5'-phosphate synthase glutaminase subunit PdxT, whose protein sequence is MKIGIIAYQGSFEEHFLQLKRAFDKLSLNGEIISIKIPKDLKGVDGVIIPGGESTTIGLVAKRLGLLDELKEKITSGLPVLGTCAGAIMLAKEVSDAKVGKTSQPLIGTMNISVIRNYYGRQKESFEAIVDLSKIGKDKAHVVFIRAPAIAKVWGKAQSLAELNGVTVFAEENNMLATTFHPELSDTTSIHEYFLHLVKG, encoded by the coding sequence ATGAAAATAGGTATAATAGCTTATCAAGGGAGTTTCGAAGAACATTTTCTTCAGTTAAAGAGGGCTTTTGATAAACTATCATTAAATGGCGAGATTATTTCAATAAAGATTCCTAAAGATCTAAAGGGTGTGGACGGAGTAATAATACCGGGAGGGGAAAGCACTACAATAGGATTAGTAGCTAAAAGGCTAGGGCTATTAGATGAACTGAAAGAGAAAATTACATCTGGTTTACCAGTCTTAGGAACGTGTGCTGGTGCTATAATGTTAGCAAAGGAAGTAAGTGATGCCAAAGTAGGTAAAACCTCACAACCATTAATAGGAACAATGAATATTAGTGTGATTAGAAATTATTATGGAAGACAAAAGGAAAGTTTTGAAGCTATAGTTGATCTATCTAAAATAGGTAAGGATAAAGCTCATGTGGTATTCATTAGAGCTCCAGCAATAGCGAAAGTATGGGGAAAGGCTCAAAGCTTAGCTGAGTTAAATGGTGTAACAGTTTTCGCTGAAGAAAATAATATGCTTGCTACTACATTTCACCCCGAATTATCTGATACAACTTCGATACACGAATATTTCCTACATCTAGTTAAAGGGTAA
- a CDS encoding PINc/VapC family ATPase: MLDKSALLFGVSKYLEKGIITGNILIHKSLLAELEKESNDGLVSAEIALDEVKKLKDITERILVNFEIVGENSKKGEANELSREYCLEKGCIMVTADETQKKICDVMGIQYSFLQPLEQSLSFESFFDDETMSLHIKEDTVPRAKKGKPGNWKFVNLSNKPMLSVDVKRIANEIINGVRFIKGSFIEIERKGSLIIQLGNYRVVITRPPLSDGWEITITRPVVRKRLEDYGLDERLIKRLEERAEGIIIAGAPGMGKTTFAQALSEYYMRLGKIVKTIESPRDMHLPPEITQYSKNYAEIGELHDILLLSRPDYTVYDEMRNDEDFKLYIDLRLAGIGMVGVVHATSPIDAIHRFVNRVDIGTIPNILDTIIFINSGNVSKVYTLEITVKVPAGLKEADLARPVVEIKDLVTGNTEYEIYVFGEQTMIVPVNRGITLNNMEFKISKIVNNIIPKATVKYEDGEYVIVIPKEEIGKYNRKLVQRLKRLEKKNNIKIKIKLSD, from the coding sequence ATGTTAGATAAAAGTGCGTTATTATTTGGGGTCTCGAAATATCTTGAGAAGGGAATAATTACTGGTAATATCCTAATTCATAAATCACTTTTAGCTGAACTCGAAAAGGAAAGTAATGATGGTTTAGTTAGCGCTGAAATAGCTCTTGATGAAGTGAAAAAGTTAAAAGATATAACAGAAAGAATTCTAGTTAATTTTGAAATAGTAGGCGAAAATTCAAAAAAAGGAGAAGCTAATGAACTTTCGCGTGAATATTGCTTAGAGAAAGGTTGCATAATGGTTACCGCAGACGAAACGCAGAAAAAGATTTGTGATGTGATGGGGATACAGTATAGTTTTTTACAACCGTTAGAGCAAAGTTTATCATTTGAAAGTTTCTTTGACGATGAAACAATGAGCTTACACATAAAAGAGGATACTGTACCGAGAGCAAAAAAAGGTAAGCCTGGGAATTGGAAATTTGTAAATCTCTCAAATAAGCCTATGTTGTCAGTTGATGTAAAAAGGATAGCTAATGAGATAATTAATGGTGTTAGGTTCATAAAAGGTTCTTTTATAGAAATAGAGAGAAAAGGTTCTCTCATTATACAGTTAGGCAATTATAGAGTGGTGATAACTAGACCACCTTTAAGCGATGGTTGGGAGATAACTATAACTAGACCAGTTGTTAGGAAAAGATTAGAAGATTATGGTTTAGATGAACGACTAATAAAAAGGTTAGAAGAAAGAGCAGAGGGAATAATTATAGCAGGAGCTCCTGGTATGGGAAAGACAACGTTCGCACAAGCACTATCAGAATACTATATGAGGTTAGGGAAGATAGTGAAAACCATAGAATCCCCGAGAGATATGCACTTACCTCCAGAGATAACACAATATTCTAAAAACTATGCAGAAATTGGAGAGCTTCATGATATTTTACTATTAAGTAGGCCAGACTATACAGTATATGACGAGATGAGGAATGACGAGGATTTTAAACTTTATATCGATCTTCGCCTTGCAGGCATAGGAATGGTAGGGGTAGTTCATGCTACCTCACCGATTGATGCAATACATAGGTTTGTAAACAGAGTAGATATAGGTACAATACCAAATATCTTGGATACTATAATATTCATAAATTCTGGAAACGTAAGTAAGGTTTACACTTTAGAAATCACAGTAAAAGTACCAGCAGGATTGAAGGAAGCTGACCTTGCGAGACCAGTTGTAGAAATAAAAGATCTAGTCACTGGGAATACTGAATATGAGATATATGTATTCGGTGAACAGACCATGATAGTACCAGTGAATAGAGGAATCACCTTGAATAATATGGAATTTAAAATATCGAAAATTGTTAATAATATAATACCAAAAGCTACAGTAAAGTATGAGGACGGAGAATACGTTATAGTAATACCAAAAGAAGAAATAGGAAAATACAATAGGAAATTGGTACAACGATTAAAGAGACTCGAGAAGAAGAACAATATAAAGATAAAGATTAAACTGTCAGATTAG
- the ilvC gene encoding ketol-acid reductoisomerase codes for MKCTSKIYTDNDANLDLIKGKRIAVLGYGSQGRAWAQNLRDSGLNVVVGLEREGKSWELAKSDGITPLHTKDAVKDADIIIFLVPDMVQRTLWLESVQPYMKKGADLVFAHGFNIHYKLIDPPKDSDVYMIAPKGPGPTVREYYKAGGGVPALVAVHQDVSGTALHKALAIAKGIGATRAGVIPTTFKEETETDLFGEQVILVGGIMELMRAAFETLVEEGYQPEVAYFETINELKMLVDLVYEKGISGMLKAVSDTAKYGGMTVGKFVIDESVRKRMKEALQRIKSGKFAEEWVEEYGRGMPTVVNGLSNVQNSLEEKIGNQLRDLVQKGKPKS; via the coding sequence GTGAAGTGTACGTCAAAGATCTACACTGATAACGATGCTAATCTAGACTTAATTAAAGGTAAGAGAATAGCAGTCTTAGGCTATGGAAGTCAAGGGAGAGCATGGGCTCAGAATTTGAGAGATTCAGGATTAAATGTTGTAGTAGGATTGGAAAGGGAAGGAAAATCGTGGGAATTGGCTAAGAGTGATGGAATTACTCCACTCCATACTAAGGATGCAGTTAAGGACGCAGATATAATAATCTTCCTCGTGCCGGATATGGTTCAGAGGACACTATGGTTAGAGAGCGTGCAACCTTATATGAAGAAAGGTGCAGATCTAGTATTTGCACATGGGTTTAATATTCACTATAAGCTAATCGATCCACCTAAGGATTCAGATGTATATATGATAGCTCCTAAAGGCCCAGGTCCTACTGTTAGGGAGTATTATAAAGCTGGAGGTGGCGTTCCAGCTTTAGTTGCAGTACATCAAGACGTGAGTGGTACAGCTCTTCATAAGGCTCTAGCTATAGCTAAAGGTATAGGTGCTACTAGAGCTGGTGTAATTCCAACTACCTTTAAGGAAGAGACAGAGACGGATTTGTTTGGAGAGCAAGTGATACTGGTTGGAGGTATAATGGAACTCATGAGAGCTGCGTTCGAAACCTTAGTAGAAGAAGGATATCAGCCAGAAGTAGCGTACTTTGAAACTATAAATGAGCTAAAGATGTTAGTGGATTTGGTTTATGAAAAGGGAATAAGCGGTATGTTAAAAGCAGTCTCGGATACTGCGAAGTATGGTGGGATGACTGTAGGAAAGTTTGTAATAGATGAAAGTGTAAGAAAAAGGATGAAAGAGGCCTTACAGAGAATAAAGAGCGGTAAATTTGCGGAAGAATGGGTAGAAGAATATGGTAGAGGCATGCCGACAGTAGTTAATGGTCTCTCAAACGTTCAGAATAGTTTAGAGGAGAAGATTGGTAATCAACTGAGAGATCTGGTTCAAAAAGGAAAGCCTAAAAGCTAA
- a CDS encoding GTPase, producing the protein MLGKVIQLIKRSDLVVEVLDAREPSLTRSKKIEDIIVKNYKNILLVLNKGDLVPLWVLKAWKDYFKTEENIESVYVSATSHLGTKILRDTMKSLLKGNKGIVVFVGYPKSGKSSVINALKGRHSAQTSAHPLEYGYTKSIQLFKIDNKIYAWDTPGVIPPDGNELEKTIRGYNADLLEDPVKPALMLINRVIEFSKESLISVYKVDFNNPYELLERIAIRRGWFYKSTKEPNIDMAARAVIRDYHEGKIAYYTLPPSLYRDDKSNSI; encoded by the coding sequence ATGCTGGGAAAAGTCATTCAGTTGATCAAGAGATCTGATCTTGTAGTTGAGGTACTGGATGCTAGAGAACCTTCTTTAACCAGGTCAAAGAAAATAGAGGATATTATAGTAAAAAATTATAAAAATATATTATTAGTATTAAATAAAGGAGATTTAGTACCTTTATGGGTTCTCAAAGCTTGGAAGGATTACTTTAAGACTGAAGAGAATATTGAAAGCGTGTATGTATCCGCAACTTCCCATTTAGGTACTAAAATTTTACGTGATACAATGAAGTCCTTACTAAAAGGAAATAAAGGGATTGTAGTGTTTGTAGGGTATCCGAAATCCGGAAAGTCTTCAGTGATTAATGCTCTTAAGGGTAGACATTCAGCTCAAACGTCAGCCCATCCATTGGAATATGGTTATACCAAATCTATTCAACTGTTTAAGATTGACAACAAAATATATGCATGGGATACGCCAGGTGTAATACCCCCAGATGGTAATGAGCTAGAAAAAACAATAAGGGGATATAACGCGGATTTATTAGAAGATCCTGTAAAACCGGCTTTGATGCTGATAAATAGAGTTATTGAATTTTCGAAAGAAAGTTTGATTAGTGTTTATAAGGTGGATTTTAATAATCCTTACGAACTATTAGAAAGGATAGCCATAAGGAGAGGATGGTTCTACAAGAGTACTAAAGAGCCCAATATCGATATGGCTGCTAGGGCGGTAATAAGGGACTATCACGAAGGTAAAATTGCTTATTATACTCTTCCTCCTAGTCTATACAGAGATGATAAGAGCAATAGTATTTGA
- a CDS encoding DUF211 domain-containing protein: MAIRRLVLDVLKPIRGTSIVDLAERISKLDGVEGVNISVTDMDVETMGLMIIIEGTSLNFDDIRKMLEEEGCAIHSIDEVVSGNRIIEGKIKDDL, encoded by the coding sequence GTGGCAATTAGAAGACTTGTTTTAGACGTTCTGAAGCCTATTAGGGGAACATCGATAGTTGACTTAGCTGAGAGAATCTCAAAATTGGATGGTGTCGAAGGCGTAAACATAAGTGTCACTGATATGGACGTTGAAACTATGGGATTAATGATAATAATTGAAGGAACCAGTCTCAATTTTGATGATATAAGAAAAATGCTAGAAGAAGAGGGATGTGCAATCCATAGCATTGATGAAGTAGTAAGTGGTAATAGAATAATTGAGGGAAAGATAAAGGATGATTTGTGA
- a CDS encoding magnesium-dependent phosphatase-1 — protein sequence MIRAIVFDADKTLWDHHNISEFEEPLRLIDSNTLEDSKGRVLHLFPDVKETLKELKNRGYILGLATWNFEDKAIKVLAALDLLQYFDIIVAKPYPYKFLMLSQIIVEINTKANQKIKPSEVLFLDDRRGHFGNIWLYLGNVKCLEMWKDISKYSEIFSVLSHVNNE from the coding sequence ATGATAAGAGCAATAGTATTTGATGCTGATAAAACCTTATGGGATCATCATAATATATCGGAGTTTGAAGAACCTTTAAGACTAATTGACTCAAACACTTTAGAGGATTCTAAAGGTAGGGTTCTCCATTTATTTCCAGACGTTAAAGAGACCCTTAAGGAATTAAAAAATAGAGGTTATATACTAGGTCTAGCAACGTGGAATTTTGAGGATAAGGCAATTAAAGTCTTAGCTGCACTAGATTTGCTTCAATATTTCGATATAATTGTAGCAAAGCCTTATCCCTACAAATTTTTAATGTTAAGTCAGATAATTGTTGAGATTAATACTAAAGCCAACCAGAAAATAAAACCAAGCGAAGTCCTTTTCCTAGATGATAGAAGAGGGCATTTCGGGAATATCTGGTTGTATCTAGGGAATGTAAAGTGTTTAGAAATGTGGAAAGATATCAGCAAGTATAGTGAAATATTTAGCGTATTAAGTCACGTTAATAATGAATAG